In a single window of the Candidatus Hydrogenedentota bacterium genome:
- a CDS encoding PD40 domain-containing protein, with product MRKLTGACVCLLLGAISLAGATPQAMAESENLSPRWIRYPAISPDGHLIAFAMGGQLWLVDAKGGDATPLTSGEFYSTRPVWSPDGKSIAFACKRNGNFDVFVVGLEGETPQRLTFHSANDLPYAFSTDGATVYFSSTRIGSPETELVGAYNDSTQLYAVPTTGGAVDLVLPTPALDAAVSPDGKALVYDNCPVFENEWRKGAVSDGTHDLWLHDLASGKHRQLTDNRGEDRDGVFAPDGRSIFYISEGTGGSFNVWQVGLEDGAEPQAITRHEGRPVRFVSVARDGTLVYGYDGAIWRREAAGGEARPLALNIHQAPLVSGAFSTSANAYVSEIVTRPDGSEVAVVARGEIFVVSTASGRSRRVTSTPAFEQHVSFSPDGRRLLFCSEREGVSEIYELALPEGRAGFTAPGGLEESRVIASEVDLLFPAYSPDGGRIAYFENRNSIKVWDREKNTTATALPPGQVYSYIDGDLSFDWSPDGRFIASTVGSLAGDLDIALCDTTGQTPPVNLSRSGYSNSLPTILPDGQAILWSGDRQGFRSPDGSEGQMDLYIAHLTQEAYDAFKLARSGADQAVKANAGDAAKSDGSWAPQTEGIQHRITRLTPVSLASIVYTKALPGGQDLLLVGVNNASQLVGYRVGLARESFEQIFAMQPSVAALSLAPGGDALYGVGPAGMVRISLADGTSSPIPFEAQLDYDPRGEMAWIFQHCWQMTRLKFYQPDMHGRDWEALRADYARYLPDLQQWEDFCDLMGEMAGELNASHMGCFWNYVPGLADDTAALGIYEDSDYSGPGVKVKAILAGGPCDLAMQPIPQGGIISEIDGVPVHHNEHLSTLLNRKAGTPVELTVSDGAGAAPSRFVVVPVSAKAEKELAVDYWVARREAMTDKLSGGRLGYLYISEMDGENYQRAVDYVFGEGRDKEALVVDIRYNRGGNLHDQLVTLFTGEVTADFYSRDGYHTSRIPKDRWGKPSILITNASSYSDGSIFPHLYQRLKIGPIVGARVPGTGTAVWWMELLNANIKYGIPQLGAKDRETGWYENSETVPDILVYNTPEDVAAGRDLQLEAAIKRLLSDL from the coding sequence GTGCGTAAACTTACAGGTGCCTGCGTATGTCTACTACTGGGCGCAATCTCTCTAGCGGGCGCAACGCCCCAGGCGATGGCCGAATCAGAGAACTTGTCGCCGCGTTGGATTCGATACCCTGCGATTTCCCCGGACGGGCACTTGATCGCCTTTGCCATGGGTGGCCAGCTTTGGCTGGTGGACGCGAAGGGCGGTGACGCCACGCCGCTGACCAGCGGTGAGTTTTATTCGACACGCCCTGTATGGTCGCCTGACGGGAAAAGTATTGCCTTTGCGTGCAAGCGCAATGGGAACTTCGACGTGTTTGTTGTCGGGCTCGAAGGCGAGACTCCCCAACGGCTGACCTTTCACTCGGCCAATGATCTGCCCTATGCGTTCTCCACCGACGGTGCTACGGTCTATTTCAGCTCGACCCGGATCGGCAGCCCTGAAACAGAACTGGTGGGGGCATACAACGACAGTACCCAGCTTTATGCCGTGCCCACGACGGGCGGTGCGGTAGACCTGGTGCTGCCTACGCCCGCCCTGGATGCGGCGGTCAGCCCGGATGGCAAGGCGCTGGTTTACGACAATTGTCCGGTGTTTGAAAACGAGTGGCGCAAGGGGGCTGTATCCGATGGCACCCACGATCTCTGGCTCCACGACCTTGCCAGCGGAAAGCACCGTCAACTGACGGACAACCGGGGCGAAGATCGCGACGGTGTCTTTGCGCCCGACGGTCGGAGCATTTTCTATATAAGCGAAGGGACCGGTGGAAGCTTCAATGTTTGGCAGGTCGGGCTGGAGGACGGCGCTGAGCCCCAGGCGATCACCCGCCACGAGGGACGCCCGGTACGCTTCGTGAGCGTCGCCCGGGACGGCACGTTGGTCTATGGCTATGACGGCGCGATCTGGCGTCGGGAGGCCGCGGGCGGTGAGGCGCGACCCCTTGCATTGAACATCCACCAGGCGCCGCTGGTCTCCGGGGCCTTTTCCACGAGCGCCAATGCCTACGTATCCGAAATCGTGACCCGGCCCGACGGTTCTGAAGTCGCCGTGGTTGCCCGAGGGGAAATTTTTGTTGTTTCCACCGCAAGTGGGCGGTCACGCCGGGTAACCAGTACGCCGGCCTTTGAGCAGCATGTCAGTTTCAGCCCAGACGGTCGCCGTCTGCTCTTCTGCAGCGAGCGCGAAGGCGTTTCCGAGATCTACGAGTTGGCCTTGCCGGAAGGACGGGCAGGATTTACCGCGCCCGGCGGGCTGGAGGAAAGCAGAGTCATCGCGAGCGAGGTCGATCTGCTCTTCCCGGCTTACTCACCGGATGGCGGGCGCATCGCCTATTTCGAGAACCGGAACAGCATCAAGGTATGGGATCGCGAAAAGAACACCACCGCCACCGCGCTTCCTCCCGGACAGGTGTACAGTTATATCGACGGGGATCTGAGCTTCGATTGGTCGCCTGATGGACGCTTTATTGCGTCCACCGTGGGCTCCCTGGCCGGGGACCTGGATATTGCGCTCTGTGACACCACGGGCCAGACACCACCGGTGAATCTATCGCGGAGCGGCTATTCCAACAGCCTTCCCACCATTCTACCGGACGGGCAGGCCATACTGTGGTCCGGTGACCGGCAGGGATTTCGGAGTCCGGACGGTTCCGAAGGGCAGATGGATCTATACATCGCGCACTTGACCCAGGAGGCCTATGACGCATTCAAGCTGGCCCGATCGGGGGCCGACCAGGCGGTCAAGGCGAATGCGGGCGATGCGGCCAAAAGCGACGGATCCTGGGCACCGCAGACCGAAGGTATCCAGCATCGCATCACCCGCCTCACGCCGGTGTCGCTCGCCTCGATTGTCTACACAAAGGCCTTGCCTGGCGGCCAGGACCTGTTGCTGGTCGGCGTGAACAACGCGTCGCAGTTGGTGGGGTATCGCGTTGGTCTCGCCCGTGAGTCCTTCGAGCAGATCTTTGCCATGCAGCCTTCCGTCGCCGCTCTCAGCCTGGCGCCGGGCGGTGACGCCCTCTACGGCGTCGGCCCCGCGGGTATGGTTCGCATCTCGCTGGCCGACGGCACTTCGAGCCCGATTCCCTTTGAAGCGCAACTGGACTACGATCCGCGGGGGGAAATGGCGTGGATTTTCCAGCACTGCTGGCAGATGACCAGACTCAAGTTTTATCAGCCCGACATGCATGGCCGCGACTGGGAGGCGCTGCGCGCCGACTACGCCCGGTACCTTCCCGATCTTCAGCAGTGGGAAGATTTCTGCGATCTGATGGGCGAAATGGCCGGTGAACTGAACGCCTCCCATATGGGTTGCTTCTGGAATTATGTTCCGGGCCTGGCGGACGACACGGCCGCGCTGGGTATCTACGAAGACAGCGACTATTCGGGACCCGGGGTAAAAGTGAAAGCGATCCTCGCTGGCGGTCCGTGCGACCTCGCCATGCAGCCCATTCCGCAGGGGGGCATTATTTCCGAGATCGACGGCGTCCCGGTCCACCACAACGAGCACCTGAGCACCCTGCTCAACCGGAAGGCCGGCACACCCGTGGAGTTGACCGTGAGCGATGGTGCGGGGGCGGCCCCGTCTCGCTTTGTTGTCGTGCCGGTCAGCGCGAAAGCAGAGAAGGAGCTGGCTGTAGACTATTGGGTGGCGCGCCGCGAGGCCATGACGGATAAGCTGTCCGGCGGGCGGCTGGGCTATCTCTACATTTCTGAGATGGACGGGGAGAATTACCAGCGTGCCGTGGATTACGTCTTTGGCGAAGGCCGCGACAAGGAGGCTCTGGTGGTCGATATCCGCTATAACCGAGGCGGGAATCTTCACGACCAGTTGGTCACCTTGTTCACGGGGGAAGTAACGGCCGACTTCTACTCGCGAGATGGCTACCACACCAGCCGAATCCCAAAGGACCGCTGGGGCAAACCCAGCATTTTGATTACCAATGCTTCGAGCTACTCGGACGGCAGCATTTTCCCCCACCTTTATCAGCGCCTGAAGATCGGCCCCATCGTCGGGGCACGCGTTCCGGGTACCGGCACGGCCGTGTGGTGGATGGAACTGTTGAATGCGAACATCAAATATGGCATTCCCCAATTGGGTGCGAAAGACCGCGAGACGGGGTGGTATGAGAACAGCGAGACCGTACCGGATATTCTGGTGTACAACACGCCGGAGGATGTGGCCGCCGGACGCGATCTTCAATTGGAGGCGGCTATCAAGCGCCTTCTGAGTGACTTGTAG